CTAAAAGTTGCATACACTGCTGCTGTTGTtcgtacattattttatatattatataagaaaataataaaatatctaagaaaatatcttataatctataatctataatagctaagaaaatatcttataatcttacattctattatattctacataagaaaaaataaattctctcttttttgaataaatacttcttaaaatataacaatccTTACAGTGTTTATGAaacaatatatgtttatataaatttaagtaattttattttattgtaacgaCTAATTTGTTACTTATAATTAAGTTGAGATACGCGCGAGACTACGCTGGTTCTtaagtaaattgaaaaaatatttattacgaaaatGACTCTCAAACACaatactttttcatttatccTTTGTAAGGCTTTGGAagacttttttgttttatgtataagaaaattaacaaaaataacatacgtacatatataCTGTATGATTATGTAATTTTCGAATTCAAACATATATGCAAGTTAATTTCTTcgagttttttatttcttgtatcgTTGAAATGGATTGCAATACAGTTGTACATGCATCGATGTTCCATTATTACTTGTGCtatgaagataaaatattttatttttttcattttttatataaatgtgagATTTATGCATGATAAATCGTCCTCATGTGTCAAAATCacaaatgtttcaattttttgatttctctatgttatttttttttatttaattttggacAAAGATTTTTAGGATGatgaattgaataattaaaagaattataaaaataaaacaagaatcgcaatttttaaaacaaattaaatttttaaatagcaatAACTCTAAACTGTAAAGTTGCACATTTGTCGTTTTGACAtaagaagaacaaattattatatatgacaaATCTTACACTTTTATGTCGACATTTTCAATTGGTTCAAGCACTTGAcgattttttgtattttcaatatttttctcggAAAGTTTTTGTGATTCTTTTTTGAATTCTGATGTATTTGTAATAGGACAAATCATTTCTATTCCCATATTTTCACATTGTGCAAAATCTGTTTTGATTGGCGAtgattcatttaaaatatcttcagacgctgtaaattttttgattagatttgaatatgtgtatatataattatcacaatatttttttatttctacttaCTTTGGACAATAAGATTCTCTTTGTAAGAAAAGTCAtccaatttatcattaaatatacaaagaaaTTGTTCAAGTggtaatctataaaatatatattgtacaatattaatattaatctaaaataatatatgtgcatacaaaaaaagaaatgcaattGTGTGTACCTTTCAGAAATCAGATCTGTTTGTGcttgaagaatttttttatctctttccaTGTTTTTGCGTGATCGTACAGAGAGATCGTacttctatattattttttaaacgttcCAAATCAATTGTTTGATCTGTTAtaacattttgtaatttttctaaaagtatttaataaataaaattagtttaattaaatatttatatcttgatATCAATACTTAttgcttattattattttaacacttaatgcttattattttttttcttaacaaaataattaattgaaaaaaaaatgttttttaaattaattgtgttTAGCTAGATTTGTTACGATtaccaatatttataaaaattcttatttcttattttaaaaaataataaaattaaaaattataaaataatttaatataatttattgtaatttaccTAGAAACATCCACACATTTCGATGTTGACCacccaattttttatttagtacaTTATGGAAACTTTCAACTGCATTATTTGTTCTAACCGGACACTTGTATACGCTTACTTTTGGAGCTTTGGATAACCACGTCCTTTCAAAGTAAGTCAAGAATTCCTTTAATCTGTTACAGTTAGGATTTGTTTCTTCCCAATTATTGCGCAATATATGATAACcttgtgtaaaatattgttctGCTAGCAATGGTATTGTCATTGCCATAGATAGTATGATGCTCGAGGAATGTTGTAAACCTAAATGATTCCATTTTCTTCGTAAAGCCTGcacaataaaaagtatattaataattgtttcaataatgtaattaataattactgatCATAACtgaaaaaatgattaagaattaagaattaaCCTGGTTCAAATGAAACCAGCATCCATGTATAGTAGCATTTGCAAAGTTTTTTTCCATTGCACTTATTGCTGCCCATTCGTAATCTGtcatgataaattttatgttcacTAACAGATTAGGAACAAGACCTATTATTTTCGACCAAGTTTTTTCATACAGGGCTGTGGTACGAGCTtcgcataaaataaatactaccGCTATAAcctataaaataaacaaatgttgcaactgttttctttttctaattattaagaatcattcataaagtaaaaagtaaaacacaCTTACCTTATCCATATAACGCGTATGAACTGTGTAAAGTTGACTAAAGGAAGGAACTCGTGGAACAacctttaattaaattctacatttacttatagttttaatgtaataaaataatatataacaattaaacttACAGAAAAGGTCCCGTCACAGAAAATTTCAGAGGATGACTCAAGTGCCTGGAGCAATTTATCATTGGAGAAGAGTAATGCTTTTTTCCCATCACTTGCAGTTACACATCCCTTATAAATGTGGTTTATtgatgtgtaatattttaactgATCAGCTAGCATAGCTATGGATTGTGGCAATTTTGGCCTGCTCTTTATTCGTTCTCTATTAAGTTGGCTTCTAATCGACTTGAATGGTATAagtaaggcactagatatgtaggtattctcatccgccattttggttcctactagatagagaattatagcgtatatagtatagtatagcgtacatgtgtaacacgtcaattattaaaaatgattcaggacttttttcgactcattttttggcaaggaataacgctatgtacttagtgggcagtctttaagtgtcaccctgtatacgctataattctccatctaataggaaccaaaatggcggatgagaatacctacatatctagtgccttagtaTAAGTGCTGCTGATTCAGgatttctataaaatgtatcatatattatcAATCACCTTTTCATAAACATaagtttatcaattttctgatAGCCAAATGTTAGCAGTTATTGGCAGATTAACGGTAAATTTGATCAAACATGAgtatttgatcaaatttgctgtcaatttgccaataattattaacatttagcTATCAGGATTATTATACTACATGATGGACtgttaagcaaaaattttacttataattacCGTCGAGAAACATCGTCAAATATACTTTTAGGAGTCTgcaatgggcttgttcgttttagctacactggggctgctctgagtctgctctacacaagataatacaggacagataaatagtttgtcctgtattatcttgtttagagcagacccagagctgccccagtgcagctaaaacgaacaagcccattgtTTCACGTGATAACCGTAACATCTCTTGTTTTAATCCATGTTTTTGTATTCTTGCATTATCAGGTGCATGGTTATGGAAAggattaacgataattttgcCATCTTCACCGATTTTTGCCAATGCACGACATCCAGTTGTACGACGAGTAGAGCATCTATATGTATGTGTTCGTTGACGTTTATCGACATTAGAAGTATAACCTTCATAAGCATAAATAATGCTATTGTTGAATTTTCCTTTAATCTCCTCCATACTTAGTCAAAGATAATATGATAATCCACAGCACAGGAAAGAGACTCGCTTCTGAAACAGCTAACACacgaaaaatgcaaattttaacattgttgTTGTTCATCATAAAGgtctatccagacaaacttgcataaatatatgcataaagaaattgattaatcCATTTTCTTACGCATTTGCTTATAAACCACTCAATATCATTATGCAAGTATTTATGCGgttatgcaagtttgtctggataagCCCTTATCTACGACATTTCGACTTTTACAATAGCACAATTTTCTTtagtataaatttgaaatgaaTAAATCCTAACGTTGCTTGATTTATCCAATTTtctattcaaatatataaattatagcacgcgaataaaactttaattttaaattaaaaaacaatctttATTTCATGTCTCACACATTGCATGCATGCACGTGCATGAACGTGCATACGTGTGCGAGCATGTGCATGCGTGCAATGTGTAAGGCATGAAATAAAGattgttttctaatttaaaattaaagttttattagcaattaataattacattaacaaaaactaatgatttctttaaattcaTCCAAATCTTAATCACAATCTTGGATATTCTGATAATGGCAATCCAATTTAATTGCCGCATGGAAACAAACAGCCGCGCtccgatattttaatagtagCAATTTCACGcctaattttttcaatcacaatattacatatactaatTTCAATGTTTATTGCCAAAgacataataaagaaaataattaccaATTGCCATTGACATGAATGTTCAGAGATTTCACTGGTTCACAGCGATTTTTGTCACAACGTTGATAAGCGTTTAGAAGGTACATATAGATGTTCAACTCGTCGCAACACTGGTTGTCAAGGATTAGCATTAATCAACGACGATGGCAAAGTAATTGTTTTCACTCCACATGACCATCCTCCTAATGACATGGTGTTACGTACGTTATACTTGAAGCGAGAAATGCTTCGCCTTTGCCAAGGAAGTGTACagcctataaaaaaaatatttgatgatGTTTGTGAAAGGTTGAgatcatatatataatgacattttttaagtgataattttaattttataatttttcagattgtTAGGCATTGTttcatatatcaaatttttgtttcagtGATCCTGAAGCAGCAATGCATATCAGTTAtccaaattttaaaagtactTTGAATAGAAAACGAGCTGCATGCAAACCACCTGTGTCAGATTCTTTCGCATCTCTCAGTGTAGAACTTGAAAAGTATGATTCATGCAAAGATATTTACAAAGGAAGTGTAATCGCAGAAGATGGTAGCATGggacttttattttcaagcgATGAACTGCTCAATGCATTGAATGAAACGACAGAATTATATGTTGATGGAACATTTTcggtaatttttgtaattttctcatttttttcataaacaaGTTATTTTCTactatatttgtttaataatttttttcattacagGTTGTTCCTCGGAAACCAAATATTGTGCAGTTATATACCATTCATATTCGTTATATGAATACggtaaaaaaacttaaaaaatttgagcattttttagtttaaaaaatttatttgcaattatgtaTCATTATTTACATGTTACAGGGAATTGCaacagtatttattttatgtaaatcgcgaactaaaaatctttatcgggcaatttggaaaaaagtaattaagcTTGCTCTAGCACTACagaacaatgtaaaatttattatgctaGATTATGAAAGAGCAGCGATATCTATATTACATGAATTTTTCCCCGCAGCTGCGATACATGGATGTTGGTTTCATTTTAATCAGGtatgttaataatgtaattaaatttttttttttatatatattatatttaaattaatagaatattgagtatatgtaaatatatatatatatacactcacccgaaaaaaaagcggtacactgaaaatgtgggaaaaattcatcaaatttcaactgacgataacttcgtaaataataaagatagaaagttctataaaatatggaaatgaagctaaaaatctctactttaagaatcaatttatttcaatgttgcaaaataaatttattgaaaatggcggatgacaaagcgcgagcatgcaaaattgaaaaataatggttcgagtttgcgacggtgcacggtataaacaaaaaattgtagcttattggga
Above is a genomic segment from Linepithema humile isolate Giens D197 chromosome 6, Lhum_UNIL_v1.0, whole genome shotgun sequence containing:
- the LOC105668049 gene encoding uncharacterized protein; translation: MADENTYISSALLIPFKSIRSQLNRERIKSRPKLPQSIAMLADQLKYYTSINHIYKGCVTASDGKKALLFSNDKLLQALESSSEIFCDGTFSVVPRVPSFSQLYTVHTRYMDKVIAVVFILCEARTTALYEKTWSKIIGLVPNLLVNIKFIMTDYEWAAISAMEKNFANATIHGCWFHLNQALRRKWNHLGLQHSSSIILSMAMTIPLLAEQYFTQGYHILRNNWEETNPNCNRLKEFLTYFERTWLSKAPKVSVYKCPVRTNNAVESFHNVLNKKLGGQHRNVWMFLEKLQNVITDQTIDLERLKNNIEVRSLCTITQKHGKR